TTTCGCGCCTCCGCGCCCTTGAGCCGGACGACGACCTCCACCACCGTCCGCGCCTCCTGCTCGCCGTCGGCCGGCCGCGTCCGTACGGACACCTCCGCGACCGTGCCGCGCACCGTCCGCCCGTCCGGCAGCTCCACGCCCACCTTCGCGCCCCGCCGCGCGAGCCGCCGGTCCGCGACGTCCAGTTCCGCGGTGACGGCCACGTCGGTGCCGGTGTACGTGAGGACGTCGGCGCCCGGTACGACGAGGTCGCCGCGCTGCGCGTCGACGCTCGCCACCACGACCGGGCCGGGCGCGAACACCACCTGCCCCGGCTCCACCCGGCCCGTCGCCCCGGCACCCAGGTCGTCCTGCCAGTCGCGGACGGCGGCGGCCGTGGCGCCGGAGTAGGCGTCGTCCACGGTGAAGCCGGTGTAGCCGAGGGCGCTCAGGTTGCGCTCGAGCTGCGCCACGTCCGTGCCCTCGGCGCCGGGCGCCAGCGTGCGGTACGCGGGCAGGTCCCCGTACAGCAGGGTCACCGGCTCGTCGTCCAGCTCGTACAGCGCCTCGCCGCGGGTCACCCGCGCGCCCGCGCGCGGCAGTTCCGTCAGCGTGCCGTCGGTGCGGGCGGCGGCGCCGGTGGCCGGGCCGTGGCCCAGCTCTGCGTCGGCGCTTCGGGTGTCGACCAGCGTGTCGCGGGTCACCTCGGCGGTGGCCGGGGGCAGTTCGCCGTCGGCGGCGCCGGCCGGGCCGCCGGTGCCGCCGAGGCCGAGCCCGGCCGCCGCGGCACCGCCCGTCGCGGCGAGGAACACCGCCCCGGCGGCCATCCGCCGCCGCCTGCGGCGGTGCCGGCCGCGGCGCGGCGGAGACGGATCCGCCCCGGGCAGGTCCGTGGCGGTCGGGTCCGCGGCCGGTTCGTCCGCCGCGGCCGGGCCCCCGGGGCCCGGCTCCCGCCGGGAGGCGGCGGGTTGCGCCGTCATTCGCCCTCCACCTCGTTCGTGGAGCTCTCGCCCTCGCCCGCCGGCATCAGCTTCCTGCACGCCTTCGCCGCCCCGCCGTAGTCCGGGTCCTGCTGGATCGCGCCGTCCATCTGCAGCCCGCCGCCCGGCACCGGATCCGGGAAGTCCGCCACACCGTTGCTCCGCATGCAGCGCGCGTACGCGCGCAGCTTCTCCTCCAGCTCCTTGCTGATCGGGTCGTTCTTCGAGAGGGTCGCCGGGTCGTACTCCCGGCACGCCTCCATGGCGCGCTTCGCCTTCGCCGGTCCGACGCCGTCCATGTTCAGGTTCACGCCCTGCCCGGGCTCCGGGTCCTGGACGTCCACGCCGTTCTCCCGCAGGCACCGCGCGAACTGCAGCATCTGCTCGTCCATGTCGTCCGCGACCGGGTCCTTCCCGCCGCTCTTCTTCTCCTCGCCGCCCGCGGTCGCCACCGTCCCGTCGCCGCCGCCGGAGCCGCAGCCCGTGAGGGCCAGGGTGACCGCCAGCGGCAGGGCCGCGAGCGCGGTGCGCGTACGTCGTCGCATCGTCGTCTCCGCTCCTTCGGGGCGCGGGCGTCAGCCGCCCGCGCCGTACGGGCCGATGCAACGCGGTGGCGCGTTTCCCCGCCGTTTCCGCCGTACGCCCCCGTCTCCTCACGCCGAGGAAACGCGCCCTTCGGCACCATGAGCCTCCGAACCCAGCTACGGGAGGACGCCGATGAGGGTGCTGGTCGCCGAAGACGAGCCGGTGCTCGCGGCCGCCGTCCGCGCATGGCTGCGCGCCGAGGCGCACGCCGTCGACGTCGCGTACGACGGCGCCGCCGCGCTGGAGCGCGCCGCCGTCCACGACTACGACGTCGTCGTCCTCGACCGCGACCTCCCCGCCGTCCACGGCGACGACGTCTGCCGCCGCCTCGTCGCCGCCGGCTCCGCGGCGCGCGTGCTGATGCTCACCGCCTCCGCCGACGTCGCCGACCGCGTCGCGGGTCTCGGCCTCGGCGCCGACGACTACCTCACCAAGCCGTTCGCCTTCCCCGAACTCGCCGCCCGGGTCCACGCCCTCGGCCGCCGCGCCCGGCCCGCCGCGCCGCCCGTGCTGCGCCGCGCCGGGATCGCCCTGGACCAGGCCAGGCACGAGGTCGTACGCGACGGGCGCTATGTGCCCCTGTCCCGCAAGGAGTTCGCCGTCCTCGCCGAACTGCTCCGCGCGGAAGGCGCCCCGGTCTCCGCGGAACTCCTGCTGGAGAAGGCGTGGGACGAGCACGCCGACCCCTTCACCGGCGCCGTCCGCCTCGCGGTGCTCAAGCTGCGCCGCAAGCTCGGCGAGCCGCCCGTCGTCGAGACCGTCACCGGCGTCGGATACCGCATCCCATGAGCGGCCCGCGCACCGTGCTCCGGCCGCGGCGCTTCACCCTGCGCGCCCGGCTGACCCTCGTCTACGGGGCCATGTTCCTGGCCGCCGGCGCCGTGCTCCTCGGCCTCACCTACGTCCTGTTCAACGCCCGCCTCGGCGCCGGCGGCACCTTCAACAGCAGCTCCACCGAACCCTCCGCGGCGCCGACCGGCACCCCCGCCCGCGCCCCCGGCCCCGGTCCGGAACCCGGGTTCGAACACCAGCGGTTCACCGAGAGCCGCGAGGACGTCCTGCGCGACGCCGCGGGCACCTCCCTCCTCACCCAGGGCGGCATCGCCCTCCTCGTCGTCGGTGCCGCCGCGGCCGGCTCCGGCTGGCTCGTCGCCGGCCGGGTCCTCGCCCCGCTGCACCGCGTCACCGACACCGCCCGGCGGATCGCCGACGCCCCCGCCGCCGGCCGCGGGCTGCACGAACGCATCGCGCTCGGCGGCCCCGACGACGAGGTCAAGGAACTCGCCGACACCTTCGACACCATGGTCGAACGGCTCGACCGCTCCTTCGACGGCCAGCGCCGCTTCGTCGCCAACGCCTCCCACGAGCTGCGCACCCCGCTCACCCTCGGCCGCGCCCTGGTCGAGACCGCCATGCACCGGCCCGCCGCCTCCGCGGACATCCGGCGCCTGGGCGAGGACCTGCTGCAGATCAACTCCCGCCACGAGCGGCTCATCAGCGGGCTGCTGCTCCTGGCCTCCTCCGAGAACGAGATCACCGAACGGCACCCCGTCGACCTCGCCGACATCGTCACCCACGTCGTCGCCCAGGCCGTCTCCGAGGCGGCGAAGGCCGGGATCGAGGTGACCGTGAAGACCGCGGAGGCGTGGACCGCGGGCGACGCCCTGCTGCTGGAGCGGCTGGTGCACAACCTGGTCGAGAACGGCGTCCGCCACAACTCCGGCGCGGGCGGGTACGTCCGCGTCACCTGCGCCACCGGGGCCGGCGGCCGGGCCGAACTCCGGGTCGCCAACACCGGGCCCACCGTGCCCCCGTACGAGATCCCCGCCCTCTTCGAGCCGTTCCGCCGCCTGGGAGCCGACCGGCTGGTCACCGGCGGCGGGGCCGGGCTGGGGCTGTCGATCGTCCGGGCCGTCGCGCGCGCCCACGGCGGGGACGCGGCCGCCCGCCCCCGCGACGGCGGCGGGCTCACGGTGACGGTCACGCTGCCGCCGGACCCGGACGCCGGACGGCACTCCGGGCAGGACGCCGGACAGCGCGCGGGGCCCGCGTCCTAGGGTCTGTCTTCACTCTCCCGTCTGCGGCTGGGGGTACCGCCCACGCGCGCGCAGCGCGCTGTGGGGAAGGAGCCCGGCACGCACGCTCGCCGCGTTGTCGGGATCGGCCGAAGAGGCCCCCTATGCGGTCGGCCCTCCGCCTTGCGATCGCACGCACCAGACTCCCCCTACGCCCCGGGGGCGTGGGCGGTGCCCCCTGCCCCGCCCGCCCTACGGGCGAACGACGCGAGAGTGAAGAGAGACCCTAGTCCGCGGCGCCCAGCTTCAGCAGCGCCTCCGGCGCCTCCTCCACCCCGTCGACCAGCGCGATCCGCGGCGCCATCGGCCGGCCGTCCGCCAGCGCCGACAGCAACTGCCACGCCGGCAGCCGCGCCGACCAGTGGTCGCGGCCCACCAGCACCATCGGCCGCGGTTCGCCGCGCGACTCGTAGTAGTTGGGCGTCGCCGCGTCGAAGATCTCCTGCACCGTGCCCGCCGCGCCCGGCAGGAACACGACGCCCGCGGTGCTCCGGGCCAGCAGCCCGTCCTCGCGCAGCGCGTTCGCGAAGTACTTCGCGATGTGCCCCGCGAAGGCGTTCGGCGGCTCGTGGCCGTAGAACCAGGTGGGGATGCCGATCGAGTCGCCGCCGCCCGGCCACCGCTCCCGTACCGCGAACGCCGCCTCGGCCCACTGCGCCACCGAGGGCGTGAACGACGGCGCCTTGCCCAGCATCCGCACCGCCTCGTCCAGCATCGCGTCGTCGAACTCCACCGCGTACGCGCCCAGGTTGGCCGCCTCCATCGCGCCGGGACCGCCGCCCGTGGCCACGTCGAATCCGGCGCGCACCAGCGCCCGGCCCAGCCGGGCCGCGCCCGCGTAGTCCTCGCCGCCGCGCTCCAGCGCGTGCCCGCCCATGACGCCGACGACGGGGCGGCAGGCGCGCAGCCGCTCGTCCAGCGCGTTGGACATCGACTCGTCGTGCATGCCGCGGATGACGGCGGCGAATATGTCGTGCTCGGCGCGGGTGCGCTGGAACCAGGCGTACGAGCGGGCGTCGGGCGTCTGCTCGTACCCCC
The Streptomyces sp. CNQ-509 DNA segment above includes these coding regions:
- a CDS encoding LOG family protein, producing MPHSPFEIESLAEFDAAVASGSISGFRVQSVDLTDRTRLLLTADVHGAVFLGCPMAEEAAHRVQRDGALVFPVVPDLPFDPYRGALYTPDELFAGLARGYEQTPDARSYAWFQRTRAEHDIFAAVIRGMHDESMSNALDERLRACRPVVGVMGGHALERGGEDYAGAARLGRALVRAGFDVATGGGPGAMEAANLGAYAVEFDDAMLDEAVRMLGKAPSFTPSVAQWAEAAFAVRERWPGGGDSIGIPTWFYGHEPPNAFAGHIAKYFANALREDGLLARSTAGVVFLPGAAGTVQEIFDAATPNYYESRGEPRPMVLVGRDHWSARLPAWQLLSALADGRPMAPRIALVDGVEEAPEALLKLGAAD
- a CDS encoding efflux RND transporter periplasmic adaptor subunit; the encoded protein is MTAQPAASRREPGPGGPAAADEPAADPTATDLPGADPSPPRRGRHRRRRRRMAAGAVFLAATGGAAAAGLGLGGTGGPAGAADGELPPATAEVTRDTLVDTRSADAELGHGPATGAAARTDGTLTELPRAGARVTRGEALYELDDEPVTLLYGDLPAYRTLAPGAEGTDVAQLERNLSALGYTGFTVDDAYSGATAAAVRDWQDDLGAGATGRVEPGQVVFAPGPVVVASVDAQRGDLVVPGADVLTYTGTDVAVTAELDVADRRLARRGAKVGVELPDGRTVRGTVAEVSVRTRPADGEQEARTVVEVVVRLKGAEARKAASAYDEAGVHVDFTAGRRENVLTVPVAALLALAEGGFGVEVVTDGTTRYVPVETGLFAGGRVEVSGEGLTAGTKVGMPR
- a CDS encoding response regulator transcription factor, whose product is MRVLVAEDEPVLAAAVRAWLRAEAHAVDVAYDGAAALERAAVHDYDVVVLDRDLPAVHGDDVCRRLVAAGSAARVLMLTASADVADRVAGLGLGADDYLTKPFAFPELAARVHALGRRARPAAPPVLRRAGIALDQARHEVVRDGRYVPLSRKEFAVLAELLRAEGAPVSAELLLEKAWDEHADPFTGAVRLAVLKLRRKLGEPPVVETVTGVGYRIP
- a CDS encoding cell wall metabolism sensor histidine kinase WalK, encoding MSGPRTVLRPRRFTLRARLTLVYGAMFLAAGAVLLGLTYVLFNARLGAGGTFNSSSTEPSAAPTGTPARAPGPGPEPGFEHQRFTESREDVLRDAAGTSLLTQGGIALLVVGAAAAGSGWLVAGRVLAPLHRVTDTARRIADAPAAGRGLHERIALGGPDDEVKELADTFDTMVERLDRSFDGQRRFVANASHELRTPLTLGRALVETAMHRPAASADIRRLGEDLLQINSRHERLISGLLLLASSENEITERHPVDLADIVTHVVAQAVSEAAKAGIEVTVKTAEAWTAGDALLLERLVHNLVENGVRHNSGAGGYVRVTCATGAGGRAELRVANTGPTVPPYEIPALFEPFRRLGADRLVTGGGAGLGLSIVRAVARAHGGDAAARPRDGGGLTVTVTLPPDPDAGRHSGQDAGQRAGPAS